In one Vulgatibacter incomptus genomic region, the following are encoded:
- the ispG gene encoding flavodoxin-dependent (E)-4-hydroxy-3-methylbut-2-enyl-diphosphate synthase encodes MSGVGSESSKPLSERRASRPIRLGKLAVGGDAPVSVQSMATTDTRDRQATIDQCRMLQAAGCDAVRVAVPDDDAADNLGAIAKAVTIPVIADIHFNYHLALRAIEAGVAGVRVNPGNIGGQKRVREVARAAKERGIPIRIGVNGGSLEKELLERYGYPAPEAMVESAVRHIRMLEDEDFFDIKVSLKASDVPTMVRAYRLAAKTFDYALHLGVTEAGTLLQGSVKSAVGIGMLLAEGIGDTIRVSLTADPVEEVKVGIHLLKSLGLRDGGMTLVSCPTCGRCSVDMITATQRIEKALENVSEEVHVAVMGCEVNGPGEAREADVGIAYGHNNVGLLFKKGKVVRRFAADELEEALVAEVRSIVEERSGKLPIVNQ; translated from the coding sequence ATGAGCGGTGTAGGGAGCGAGAGCAGCAAGCCCCTTTCCGAGCGGCGGGCGAGCCGTCCGATCCGACTGGGCAAGCTGGCGGTGGGCGGTGACGCGCCGGTTTCGGTGCAGTCGATGGCGACCACGGACACCCGCGATCGCCAGGCCACGATCGATCAGTGCCGGATGCTCCAGGCCGCGGGCTGCGACGCCGTGCGCGTGGCGGTGCCTGACGACGACGCCGCCGACAACCTCGGCGCGATCGCCAAGGCGGTGACCATCCCGGTGATCGCGGACATCCACTTCAACTACCACCTGGCGCTCCGGGCGATCGAGGCGGGGGTCGCCGGCGTGCGCGTGAACCCCGGCAACATCGGCGGGCAGAAGCGGGTGCGGGAGGTGGCGAGGGCCGCGAAGGAGCGGGGGATCCCGATCCGCATCGGCGTGAACGGCGGCTCCCTCGAGAAGGAGCTGCTGGAGCGCTACGGCTACCCCGCGCCCGAGGCGATGGTGGAGAGCGCCGTCCGCCACATCCGGATGCTCGAGGACGAGGACTTCTTCGACATCAAGGTCTCGCTCAAGGCCTCGGACGTGCCGACGATGGTGCGCGCCTACCGCCTGGCGGCGAAGACCTTCGACTACGCCCTCCACCTCGGCGTGACCGAGGCGGGCACGCTCCTCCAGGGTTCGGTGAAGAGCGCGGTCGGCATCGGCATGCTCCTGGCCGAGGGGATCGGCGACACGATCCGCGTCTCCCTCACCGCGGATCCGGTGGAGGAGGTCAAGGTCGGGATCCACCTCCTGAAGTCGCTTGGGCTTCGCGACGGCGGGATGACCCTGGTCTCCTGCCCGACCTGCGGCCGCTGCTCGGTGGACATGATCACCGCCACCCAGCGGATCGAGAAGGCCCTCGAGAACGTCAGCGAAGAGGTCCACGTGGCCGTGATGGGCTGCGAGGTGAACGGCCCCGGCGAGGCCCGCGAGGCCGACGTCGGCATCGCCTACGGGCACAACAACGTGGGCCTGCTGTTCAAGAAGGGGAAGGTCGTGCGCCGCTTCGCCGCCGACGAGCTGGAGGAGGCGCTGGTCGCCGAGGTCCGCTCCATCGTCGAGGAGCGGAGCGGGAAGCTTCCCATCGTGAATCAGTGA
- a CDS encoding thioredoxin domain-containing protein: MNRLLVPLAAVLLAAVAGCSNTSSVGANGGVAGAAARGTAEDPSTVVATIGDKKITLGDLDKSIRGKLSTLEREHRQKLHELRQGSLEGMVAKQLMEAEAKKRGMSEEDMLRAEVEGKTAAPSDEEIRAFYDQNAGAPGLPPFDQAKERIGQFLTAQKQQKAVMDFLDKLKTDAKVEITLAEPEAPAVHVEAIGPSRGAKDAPVTIVEFSDFECPFCSRANATLTQVEEAYAGKVRVVFRDYPLPFHASAQKAAEAGHCADEQGKFWELHDKMFGNQRALGVDELKGYAKELGLDSAKFDACLDGGKMAEKVSANAEAGEEAGVTGTPAFFINGKLLSGALPFDEFKKVIDAELAKAGVKTAEN, encoded by the coding sequence ATGAATCGCTTGCTCGTCCCCCTGGCCGCGGTGCTGCTCGCCGCCGTTGCAGGTTGCAGCAACACCTCCTCCGTTGGAGCCAATGGGGGCGTCGCAGGCGCCGCTGCGCGTGGCACCGCCGAGGATCCCTCCACCGTCGTCGCCACGATCGGCGACAAGAAGATCACCCTCGGCGACCTCGACAAGTCGATCCGGGGCAAGCTCTCGACCCTGGAGCGCGAGCACCGCCAGAAGCTCCACGAGCTGCGGCAGGGCTCCCTCGAGGGGATGGTCGCCAAGCAGCTCATGGAGGCCGAGGCGAAGAAGCGCGGCATGAGCGAGGAGGACATGCTCCGCGCCGAGGTCGAGGGGAAGACCGCTGCGCCCTCCGACGAGGAGATCCGGGCGTTCTACGACCAGAACGCCGGCGCCCCGGGCCTGCCGCCGTTCGATCAGGCGAAGGAGCGGATCGGCCAGTTCCTCACCGCGCAGAAGCAGCAGAAGGCGGTCATGGACTTCCTGGACAAGCTGAAGACGGACGCGAAGGTGGAGATCACCCTCGCCGAGCCCGAGGCTCCGGCGGTCCACGTGGAGGCCATCGGCCCGAGCCGCGGCGCGAAGGACGCGCCGGTGACGATCGTCGAGTTCTCCGACTTCGAGTGCCCGTTCTGCAGCCGCGCGAACGCTACGCTCACGCAGGTCGAGGAGGCCTACGCCGGCAAGGTGCGCGTGGTCTTCCGCGACTACCCGCTCCCGTTCCACGCGAGCGCCCAGAAGGCCGCCGAGGCCGGGCACTGCGCCGACGAGCAGGGCAAGTTCTGGGAGCTCCACGACAAGATGTTCGGCAACCAGCGTGCCCTTGGCGTGGACGAGCTCAAGGGCTACGCCAAGGAGCTCGGCCTCGACTCCGCCAAGTTCGACGCCTGCCTCGACGGCGGCAAGATGGCGGAGAAGGTCTCGGCGAACGCTGAGGCCGGCGAAGAGGCCGGTGTCACCGGCACGCCCGCCTTCTTCATCAACGGCAAGCTGCTCTCGGGTGCGCTCCCCTTCGACGAGTTCAAGAAGGTGATCGACGCCGAGCTCGCGAAGGCCGGCGTCAAGACCGCGGAGAACTGA
- the trpS gene encoding tryptophan--tRNA ligase translates to MSTSAPSQARILSGVQPSGTLHIGNYFGAIQQHIQLQDSQAEAFYFIANYHALTTLRDADRLRELTHNVALDYLALGLDPAKAVFFRQSDVPEVHELAWFLATITPVSLLEKGVSYKDKVTRGIAANAGLLTYPVLMAADILLQQASLVPVGEDQVQHVEFARDMAGFFNNAYAGGQEVLKLPKAHFAPGKKVPGLDGQKMSKSYGNTIGIFEEGSALKKKVMSIKTTSVPLGQPLDPENDTVFAIYKLVASQADVAAMEADYRSGAIGFGHAKQRLHEALDKHFADSRDRRKELEKNPAEVEAILRMGAERARHTARVTIDACRHAVGV, encoded by the coding sequence ATGAGCACCTCCGCACCCTCGCAGGCCCGGATCCTCTCGGGCGTCCAGCCCTCGGGCACGCTGCACATCGGCAACTACTTCGGCGCCATCCAGCAGCACATCCAGCTCCAGGATTCGCAGGCCGAGGCCTTCTACTTCATCGCGAACTACCACGCGCTCACGACGCTCCGCGACGCCGATCGGCTTCGCGAGCTGACCCACAACGTGGCGCTCGACTACCTGGCCCTCGGACTCGACCCGGCGAAGGCCGTCTTCTTCCGGCAGAGCGACGTCCCCGAGGTCCACGAGCTCGCCTGGTTCCTCGCCACGATCACGCCGGTGAGCCTCCTGGAGAAGGGCGTCTCCTACAAGGACAAGGTCACGAGAGGGATCGCGGCGAACGCGGGCCTGCTCACCTACCCGGTGCTCATGGCGGCGGACATCCTCCTGCAGCAGGCGAGCCTGGTGCCGGTGGGAGAGGACCAGGTCCAGCACGTGGAGTTCGCCCGAGACATGGCCGGCTTCTTCAACAACGCCTACGCGGGCGGCCAGGAGGTCCTCAAGCTCCCCAAGGCGCACTTCGCGCCGGGAAAGAAGGTCCCCGGCCTCGACGGCCAGAAGATGTCGAAGAGCTACGGGAACACCATCGGCATCTTCGAGGAGGGCTCGGCGCTCAAGAAGAAGGTGATGAGCATCAAGACCACCTCCGTGCCCCTCGGCCAGCCGCTCGATCCCGAGAACGACACGGTCTTCGCGATCTACAAGCTCGTGGCGTCCCAGGCCGACGTCGCGGCGATGGAGGCCGACTACCGCTCGGGCGCAATCGGCTTCGGCCACGCCAAGCAGCGGCTCCACGAGGCCCTCGACAAGCACTTCGCCGACTCGCGAGATCGCCGCAAGGAGCTCGAGAAGAACCCGGCGGAGGTGGAGGCGATCCTGCGCATGGGCGCCGAGCGGGCGCGCCACACCGCGCGCGTCACGATCGACGCGTGCCGCCACGCCGTGGGCGTCTGA
- a CDS encoding DUF5996 family protein, with the protein MSEGWPELPYESWKDTHDTLLRYSQIVGKIQLALTPLVNHWWNVAFRLDTRGMHTLPMRCDGGSFEIAFDFVDHALVVRTSRGVVRSLPLVARSVADFWSELFTVLESLGIEVELSDRPCELALEKNGLPFREDRIHASYDPHAAYSWWQILLSTERVLEEFRSRFQGKCSPVLFWWGTFDLAVTRFSGKRAPPMPDADVITRESFTHEESSAGIWPGNASLGEPAFYSYAMPAPAGFGEAPVLPKEAYFDHDLGEFVLPYSAVRTSRNPRETLLAFLQSTYEAAADLGGWDRKRLERAPPEPLIAEPGGAPLH; encoded by the coding sequence ATGTCGGAAGGCTGGCCGGAGCTTCCCTACGAATCCTGGAAGGACACCCACGACACGCTGCTGCGCTACAGCCAGATCGTCGGCAAGATCCAGCTCGCGCTCACCCCGCTCGTGAACCACTGGTGGAACGTCGCGTTTCGCCTCGACACCCGCGGCATGCACACCCTGCCGATGCGCTGCGACGGGGGCAGCTTCGAGATCGCCTTCGACTTCGTCGACCACGCGTTGGTGGTCCGTACCAGCCGAGGCGTCGTCCGCTCGCTCCCCCTCGTCGCCAGGAGCGTCGCCGACTTCTGGTCCGAGCTCTTCACCGTTCTGGAGAGCCTCGGGATCGAGGTGGAGCTGAGCGACCGGCCCTGCGAGCTCGCGCTCGAGAAGAACGGGCTCCCGTTCCGCGAGGATCGCATCCACGCATCCTACGATCCCCACGCCGCCTACAGCTGGTGGCAGATCCTGCTCTCGACCGAGCGGGTGCTCGAGGAGTTCCGCTCCCGCTTCCAGGGCAAGTGCAGCCCGGTGCTCTTCTGGTGGGGCACCTTCGATCTCGCGGTGACGCGCTTCTCCGGCAAGCGGGCCCCACCCATGCCGGACGCCGACGTCATCACCCGCGAGTCCTTCACCCACGAGGAGAGCAGCGCCGGGATCTGGCCGGGCAACGCGTCCCTCGGCGAGCCCGCCTTCTACAGCTACGCCATGCCCGCGCCCGCCGGCTTCGGCGAGGCCCCCGTGCTCCCGAAGGAGGCCTACTTCGACCACGACCTCGGCGAGTTCGTCCTCCCCTACTCCGCGGTCCGCACCTCGCGGAACCCGCGGGAGACGCTGCTCGCGTTCCTGCAGAGCACCTACGAGGCGGCGGCCGACCTCGGCGGCTGGGATCGCAAGCGCCTCGAGCGCGCACCACCGGAGCCGCTCATCGCCGAGCCGGGAGGCGCGCCGCTGCACTGA
- the lpxC gene encoding UDP-3-O-acyl-N-acetylglucosamine deacetylase — MNHLNQRTVKSKVSCTGIGLHSGTPITLSLCPAHTGTGIVFVRTDLPQHVEIPARAEYVVDTQMATTIGKDGVRVATIEHLMAALAGLGIDNCRVEVDGPEVPIMDGSAAPFVYLIRSAGIELQRAMKRFLVIRKPVTVKEGDKQATFLPASQFSVSFTIDFDHPLISNQSFRMDFSDRFFDREICRARTFGFYREVEMLKKMGLAKGGSIENAIVVDDFSILNPDGLRFPDEFVRHKILDSIGDVSLLGMPVIGHLVAHKSGHMLNHKLVTQVLGDPSTHDVLEVGEQKELERLDIRLPAWGGLEQVA; from the coding sequence ATGAACCACCTCAACCAGCGCACCGTGAAGTCGAAGGTGAGCTGCACCGGCATCGGCCTCCACTCGGGCACGCCGATCACGCTCTCGCTCTGCCCCGCGCACACGGGCACCGGGATCGTCTTCGTCCGCACGGATCTGCCGCAGCACGTCGAGATTCCGGCCCGCGCCGAGTACGTGGTCGACACCCAGATGGCGACCACCATCGGCAAGGACGGCGTCCGCGTCGCGACCATCGAGCACCTGATGGCCGCCCTCGCGGGCCTCGGGATCGACAACTGCCGCGTGGAGGTGGACGGCCCCGAGGTCCCCATCATGGACGGCTCGGCCGCGCCCTTCGTCTACCTGATCCGCTCGGCGGGCATCGAGCTCCAGCGCGCCATGAAGCGCTTCCTCGTGATCCGCAAGCCGGTCACGGTGAAGGAGGGCGACAAGCAGGCGACCTTCCTGCCGGCCTCGCAGTTTTCGGTGTCGTTCACCATCGACTTCGACCACCCGCTGATCTCGAACCAGTCGTTCCGCATGGACTTCAGCGACCGCTTCTTCGACCGCGAGATCTGCCGGGCCCGCACCTTCGGCTTCTACCGCGAGGTCGAGATGCTGAAGAAGATGGGCCTCGCCAAGGGCGGCTCCATCGAGAACGCGATCGTCGTCGACGACTTCAGCATCCTCAACCCGGACGGCCTTCGCTTCCCGGACGAGTTCGTGCGCCACAAGATCCTCGACTCGATCGGCGACGTCTCGCTCCTGGGCATGCCCGTGATCGGCCACCTGGTGGCGCACAAGTCGGGCCACATGCTCAACCACAAGCTCGTCACCCAGGTCCTCGGCGATCCGTCGACCCACGACGTGCTCGAGGTGGGGGAGCAGAAGGAGCTCGAGCGCCTCGACATCCGGCTGCCGGCCTGGGGCGGACTCGAGCAGGTCGCCTGA
- a CDS encoding rhomboid family intramembrane serine protease — translation MLPLKDDLPVRRFPLVTIALVAANVAVFAWQIAKAPSFVDSIRFLGMVPGAFAPADSAPVGLPPVLTIFTSMFAHGSLLHLGGNLLFLWIFGNNVEDAMGRLGFLGFYVLCGIGAAAAQVGFDPASQIPMVGASGAIAGVLGAYFLLYPRARVLTVIPIFVFLKFIWVPAIFFLGIWFVFQLLGGLGTPEGAGGVAFWAHVGGFVAGLLLVKPFAGTIWRRPQARKPSLF, via the coding sequence GTGCTCCCCCTCAAGGACGACCTCCCCGTACGACGATTCCCGCTCGTGACGATCGCCCTCGTCGCCGCCAACGTGGCGGTCTTCGCCTGGCAGATCGCCAAAGCCCCCTCGTTCGTCGACTCGATCCGCTTCCTCGGCATGGTCCCGGGGGCGTTCGCCCCTGCCGACTCCGCGCCCGTCGGGCTGCCGCCCGTGCTCACGATCTTCACGAGCATGTTCGCCCACGGCTCGCTGCTCCACCTGGGCGGCAACCTGCTCTTCCTCTGGATCTTCGGGAACAACGTCGAGGACGCGATGGGCCGCCTCGGCTTCCTGGGCTTCTACGTCCTCTGCGGGATCGGCGCCGCCGCGGCGCAGGTCGGCTTCGACCCGGCGTCGCAGATCCCGATGGTCGGTGCCTCCGGCGCGATCGCAGGCGTCCTCGGCGCGTACTTCCTGCTCTACCCGCGCGCCCGCGTCCTCACCGTAATCCCGATCTTCGTCTTCCTGAAGTTCATCTGGGTCCCGGCGATCTTCTTCCTCGGGATCTGGTTCGTCTTCCAGCTCCTGGGCGGCCTCGGCACGCCGGAAGGCGCCGGCGGTGTGGCCTTCTGGGCCCACGTGGGCGGCTTCGTCGCGGGCCTGCTGCTGGTGAAGCCCTTCGCCGGCACCATCTGGCGCCGCCCCCAGGCCAGGAAGCCGTCCCTCTTCTGA
- the ruvB gene encoding Holliday junction branch migration DNA helicase RuvB produces the protein MSRRGDALDPETLAPEEEGELSLRPRNFAEYVGQRRVVDKLEVYVSAARRRGEALDHCLFSGPPGLGKTSLAHVIAQELGSQLHYTNGPALQKKGDLAGILTNLQPRDVLFIDEIHRLTPAVEESLYPAMEDFRFDIVIDSGPAARALRIDLPKFTLVGATTRTGLLASPLRDRFPILERLDFYPREELTAIVERAAGILGVRIEQAGAEEIARRARGTPRIANRLLRRVRDFVQESGARAIDRAGADRALQRLEIDEAGFDAMDRRLLLAIIDRFGGGPVGLETLAASVGEESDTIEDVYEPFLLQEGFLMRTPRGRIATPRAYQHLGRTPAAPGAIF, from the coding sequence ATGAGCCGACGCGGCGACGCACTTGATCCCGAAACCCTCGCCCCGGAAGAGGAGGGCGAGCTCTCCCTGCGTCCTCGGAACTTCGCTGAGTACGTCGGCCAGCGCCGCGTGGTCGACAAGCTCGAGGTCTACGTGTCGGCCGCGCGGAGGCGGGGTGAGGCCCTGGACCACTGCCTCTTCTCGGGGCCGCCGGGGCTGGGCAAGACCTCCCTCGCCCACGTGATCGCCCAGGAGCTCGGCAGCCAGCTCCACTACACGAACGGCCCGGCCCTGCAGAAGAAGGGGGACCTCGCCGGGATCCTCACGAACCTCCAGCCGCGGGACGTGCTCTTCATCGACGAGATCCACCGTCTCACGCCGGCGGTGGAGGAGAGCCTCTACCCGGCGATGGAGGACTTCCGCTTCGACATCGTGATCGACAGCGGTCCGGCGGCGCGGGCGCTGCGGATCGACCTGCCGAAGTTCACGCTGGTGGGCGCGACCACGCGGACCGGCCTCCTCGCGAGCCCCTTGCGCGATCGCTTCCCGATCCTCGAGCGCCTCGATTTCTACCCGCGCGAAGAGCTCACCGCGATCGTCGAACGGGCCGCGGGGATCCTGGGCGTTCGGATCGAGCAGGCCGGCGCCGAGGAGATCGCGCGGCGCGCCAGGGGCACGCCGCGGATCGCGAACCGCCTCCTGCGCCGGGTCCGCGACTTCGTCCAGGAGAGCGGCGCGAGGGCGATCGATCGCGCGGGCGCGGATCGCGCGCTGCAGCGTCTCGAGATCGACGAGGCCGGCTTCGACGCCATGGATCGGCGCCTGCTCCTGGCGATCATCGATCGCTTCGGCGGCGGGCCCGTGGGCCTCGAGACCCTCGCGGCCAGCGTGGGCGAGGAGAGCGACACCATCGAGGACGTCTACGAGCCCTTCCTGCTGCAGGAGGGCTTCCTGATGCGCACGCCTCGCGGCCGGATCGCGACGCCCCGGGCCTACCAGCACCTCGGCCGCACGCCCGCCGCGCCCGGCGCAATCTTTTAG
- a CDS encoding RNA polymerase factor sigma-54, translated as MSIELESKVRLDLLPPGPAPSPRIDLLRLSRRELASRIRDEVERNPLLEERTNTLEQDRHDAVRELSSIERFAAQEDAAAREPLSDPDWEDGVEELAEELLSSEGDPEQELSLLDHLVTQMRLTSFSPDEERVSKLILGNLDEDGYFRLEDVEGDPLIAVAGEAEVGLDVAAGALRKLQQLEPTGVCARDLEECLLLQARAWGEDRGLVGAIIRKHLPALEARGLRSIASDLDAELGEVIVAERIIAEMEPRPARAFLADESPFILPDVQVHRSGNEWIVTADDPLARIRISRRYRGSLRRESPAADFLRENLHAARALIDSVEGRQRILVRMVEAIARLRTELFERGPSAAVPLDARDVAAEVGLHPSTVLGAAAGKLVATPNGVLPLASFFAPPLDEGMAHVDEVTDELEQEILDLVSSEPPRRPYSDHQLVELLRVRRLEASRPLVSRCRELLGIPPTSERSRR; from the coding sequence ATGTCGATCGAGCTCGAATCCAAGGTGCGGCTGGATCTCCTGCCCCCGGGTCCGGCCCCGTCGCCGCGCATCGATCTCCTCCGCCTCTCCCGGCGCGAGCTGGCCAGCCGGATCCGCGACGAGGTCGAGCGGAATCCCCTCCTGGAGGAGCGAACCAACACCCTCGAGCAGGACCGCCACGACGCCGTCCGGGAGCTCTCGTCGATCGAGCGCTTCGCGGCCCAGGAAGACGCCGCCGCTCGGGAGCCGCTGTCGGATCCGGACTGGGAGGACGGGGTCGAAGAGCTCGCGGAGGAGCTCCTCTCGTCCGAGGGCGATCCGGAGCAGGAGCTCTCCCTCCTCGACCATCTGGTCACGCAGATGCGGCTGACCAGCTTCAGCCCCGACGAGGAACGGGTCTCGAAGCTGATCCTCGGCAACCTCGACGAAGACGGCTATTTCCGCCTCGAGGACGTCGAGGGCGATCCCCTGATCGCCGTCGCTGGAGAGGCCGAGGTCGGACTGGATGTCGCAGCCGGAGCGCTGAGGAAGCTGCAGCAGCTCGAGCCGACCGGCGTCTGCGCGCGGGACCTCGAGGAGTGCCTGCTCCTGCAGGCTCGCGCATGGGGCGAGGACCGAGGGCTGGTGGGCGCGATCATCCGCAAGCACCTCCCGGCGCTGGAGGCACGGGGCCTGCGGTCCATCGCGTCGGATCTCGACGCGGAGCTCGGCGAGGTGATCGTGGCCGAGCGCATCATCGCGGAGATGGAGCCGAGGCCCGCCCGCGCCTTCCTCGCCGATGAATCCCCCTTCATCCTCCCCGACGTCCAGGTGCATCGATCCGGCAACGAGTGGATCGTCACCGCCGACGATCCGCTCGCGCGGATCCGGATCAGCCGTCGTTACCGCGGATCCCTCCGCCGGGAGAGCCCGGCGGCGGACTTCCTTCGAGAGAACCTCCACGCCGCCAGGGCCCTGATCGACTCGGTCGAGGGTCGGCAGCGGATCCTGGTTCGTATGGTCGAGGCCATCGCGCGGCTGCGGACCGAGCTCTTCGAGAGAGGACCATCCGCTGCCGTTCCCCTCGACGCCCGGGACGTCGCCGCCGAGGTCGGCCTCCATCCGTCGACGGTCCTCGGCGCCGCCGCCGGCAAGCTGGTCGCCACGCCCAACGGAGTCCTGCCGCTCGCCTCGTTCTTCGCGCCTCCTCTCGACGAAGGGATGGCGCACGTCGACGAGGTGACCGACGAGCTCGAACAGGAGATCCTCGATCTCGTCTCGTCCGAGCCTCCGCGGCGCCCCTACTCCGACCACCAGCTCGTCGAGCTGCTCCGCGTGCGCCGACTCGAGGCGAGCCGGCCGCTGGTTTCCCGCTGCCGGGAGCTCCTGGGGATCCCACCCACGAGCGAGCGAAGCCGACGCTGA
- the ruvA gene encoding Holliday junction branch migration protein RuvA, protein MIAQLKGTVDRKAIGGMILDVGGVGYLVTCSETTLARLPTGAQVTMRIHTAVREDAIELFGFSSELEEALFRELIRVQGVGPRAAMNLLSGGEPEEIAAAIVGGDLARLKKLPGVGKKTAERLVLDLRERLASFVPASTPRAAPAVNVVAPKDELFRALEALGFKPAEADRLAAEARGRAAADASLEDLVREALRAR, encoded by the coding sequence ATGATCGCGCAGCTCAAGGGAACGGTCGATCGCAAGGCGATCGGCGGGATGATCCTCGACGTAGGAGGAGTCGGGTACCTCGTCACTTGCAGTGAGACGACCCTCGCGAGGCTCCCCACCGGCGCCCAGGTGACGATGCGGATCCACACCGCGGTCCGCGAGGACGCTATCGAGCTCTTCGGCTTCTCCTCCGAGCTCGAGGAGGCGCTCTTCCGCGAGCTGATCCGGGTGCAGGGGGTCGGGCCGCGGGCGGCGATGAACCTCCTCTCCGGCGGCGAGCCCGAGGAGATCGCGGCGGCCATCGTCGGCGGGGATCTCGCGCGGCTGAAGAAGCTGCCCGGGGTCGGAAAGAAGACGGCCGAGAGGCTGGTGCTCGATCTCCGCGAACGGCTGGCGTCCTTCGTCCCGGCGTCGACGCCCAGAGCGGCGCCGGCGGTGAACGTCGTCGCGCCAAAGGACGAGCTCTTCCGGGCCCTCGAAGCCCTGGGCTTCAAGCCCGCCGAGGCCGATCGCCTGGCGGCCGAGGCCCGCGGCCGCGCCGCCGCCGACGCCTCCCTCGAGGATCTCGTCCGCGAGGCGCTCCGCGCTCGCTGA
- the ruvC gene encoding crossover junction endodeoxyribonuclease RuvC yields the protein MRVLGIDPGSRHTGYGVVDAKGSKLTLVACGTLSPGDALPLAVRLGRIHAGLVDVVARTSPEAVSVEEVYHAVNARSALVLGQARGAALVAAAGSSIEVFEYAASEIKRAVSGSGRAGKEQVSRMVSMLLGVEVPGDEHACDAIAAAICHLNRARMPATGAASAVLRMRPAVVPPRPAAKRTRRAP from the coding sequence GTGCGCGTCCTCGGAATCGATCCCGGCTCCCGGCACACCGGCTACGGCGTCGTGGACGCCAAGGGCAGCAAGCTGACCCTCGTCGCCTGCGGGACCCTGTCCCCTGGCGACGCGCTCCCCCTCGCGGTGCGCCTCGGCCGGATCCACGCGGGCCTCGTCGACGTGGTGGCGCGGACGTCGCCCGAGGCGGTCTCCGTCGAGGAGGTCTACCACGCGGTCAACGCTCGCTCCGCCCTGGTGCTGGGGCAGGCGAGGGGCGCCGCGCTGGTTGCCGCCGCCGGCTCGTCGATCGAGGTCTTCGAGTACGCTGCGAGCGAGATCAAGCGGGCCGTCTCGGGCAGCGGGAGGGCCGGCAAGGAGCAGGTCTCGCGGATGGTCTCGATGCTGCTCGGCGTGGAGGTCCCCGGGGACGAGCACGCCTGCGACGCGATCGCGGCGGCCATCTGCCACCTGAACCGGGCCCGGATGCCCGCAACGGGCGCTGCCTCCGCCGTCCTTCGTATGCGCCCTGCCGTCGTTCCGCCCCGGCCCGCAGCGAAACGGACGCGGCGCGCGCCATGA
- the nadA gene encoding quinolinate synthase NadA — MAIGPDLFDEIEALKKERNAIILAHYYQEPDIQEIADFVGDSLQLAQAAQGTKADVICFAGVHFMAETAKILNPGKTVVIPDLDAGCSLADSCPPDAFAAFKARHPHAKVITYINCSAGIKALSDVIVTSSNAERIVESFPPEQELIFAPDRNLGAWLSEKLGRKMILWDGSCIVHEQFSERKLVQLKVRNPDAEVIAHPECEASVLRHADFVGSTSALLSRVKASDRRSFIVATEPGIFHEMQRAAPEKTLLEAPIHGSCPTTGACNECPHMKRNTLEKVRDSLRDLSPAIDVPEPLRSRALQPILRMLELSRPRAA; from the coding sequence ATGGCCATCGGGCCCGACCTGTTCGACGAGATCGAGGCGCTGAAGAAGGAGCGCAACGCGATCATCCTGGCCCACTACTACCAGGAGCCGGACATCCAGGAGATCGCCGACTTCGTCGGGGATTCGCTCCAGCTCGCGCAAGCGGCCCAGGGGACGAAAGCCGACGTGATCTGCTTCGCCGGCGTGCACTTCATGGCCGAGACGGCCAAGATCCTGAACCCCGGCAAGACGGTGGTGATCCCGGATCTGGACGCGGGCTGCTCGCTCGCAGACTCCTGTCCGCCCGACGCCTTCGCGGCCTTCAAGGCGCGCCACCCGCACGCGAAGGTGATCACCTACATCAACTGCAGCGCGGGCATCAAAGCGCTCTCCGACGTGATCGTCACCTCGTCGAACGCCGAGCGGATCGTGGAGAGCTTCCCGCCGGAGCAGGAGCTGATCTTCGCGCCGGATCGCAACCTGGGCGCCTGGCTCTCGGAGAAGCTCGGCCGGAAGATGATCCTCTGGGACGGCTCCTGCATCGTCCACGAGCAGTTCTCCGAGCGGAAGCTGGTGCAGCTCAAGGTGCGGAACCCGGACGCGGAGGTGATCGCGCACCCGGAGTGTGAGGCCTCGGTGCTCCGCCACGCAGACTTCGTAGGCTCGACCTCGGCGCTCCTCTCCCGCGTGAAGGCCAGCGATCGCCGCAGCTTCATCGTCGCCACCGAGCCCGGCATCTTCCATGAGATGCAGCGGGCCGCGCCGGAGAAGACGCTCCTCGAGGCGCCGATCCACGGCTCGTGCCCGACCACCGGCGCGTGCAACGAGTGCCCGCACATGAAGCGGAACACGCTCGAGAAGGTGCGCGACAGCCTGCGCGATCTCTCGCCGGCGATCGACGTCCCCGAGCCGCTCCGCTCCCGGGCGCTCCAGCCGATCCTCCGGATGCTCGAGCTCTCGCGCCCGCGGGCGGCGTGA